A genomic region of Limimonas halophila contains the following coding sequences:
- the ftsH gene encoding ATP-dependent zinc metalloprotease FtsH — translation MAGGTNDPNDEQARKQRWHLGYLAAALFAVFIVQYIYVETTQVADIPYSAFEEYLDQGRIESVRVGSETITGTFTEPVDGKQRFTTRRVEGDVLETLRQHGVEYNGQVENTFLQQILSWVIPIALLLGVWYFVFRRVIERQAGGGLMQIGKSKARVYYEKKTRTTFDEVAGIDEVKEELEEVVEFLREPERYGRLGAKVPKGVLLAGPPGTGKTLIARAVAGEAEVPFFYINGSEFVEMFVGVGAARVRDLFNQAKEKAPAIIFIDELDALGRVRGGGGSMGGGGHDEKEQTLNQLLVEMDGFDPTSGLVLIGATNRPEILDPALLRAGRFDRRVIVDRPDKKGRAAILRVHAQKVVLGEDVDIERLAELTPGFTGADLENLVNEAALLATRRDGRAVTMSDFTNAIERVVAGLQKKNRVLSDEERRRVAYHELGHALMTLVLPGVDPVQKISIIPRSVGALGYTMQRPTGDRYLMTRAELTNKMCVLLGGRAAENVFFDDVSTGASDDLEKCTDVARSMVTQYGMTDALGQVTYERKRQSVGGLPMPQESGPSYAEATAREIDATVRTLVDDAFDRTLAYVRSHKDELDTAAQRLLQDETMDEPTLRSFFSLPETGDTDRAPRAAE, via the coding sequence ATGGCTGGCGGCACGAACGACCCGAACGACGAACAGGCGCGCAAGCAGCGCTGGCACCTGGGCTATCTGGCGGCCGCGCTGTTCGCGGTCTTCATCGTTCAGTACATCTACGTCGAGACCACCCAGGTCGCCGACATCCCGTACTCCGCCTTCGAAGAGTACCTGGACCAGGGGCGCATCGAAAGCGTGCGCGTGGGCAGCGAGACCATCACGGGCACCTTCACCGAGCCCGTGGACGGCAAGCAGCGCTTCACCACGCGCCGCGTCGAGGGCGACGTGCTGGAGACGCTGCGCCAGCACGGCGTGGAGTACAACGGCCAGGTCGAGAACACCTTCCTGCAGCAGATCCTGTCGTGGGTGATCCCGATCGCCCTGCTGCTGGGGGTGTGGTACTTCGTCTTTCGCCGCGTCATCGAACGCCAGGCCGGCGGCGGGCTGATGCAGATCGGCAAGTCCAAGGCGCGCGTCTACTACGAGAAGAAGACGCGCACGACCTTCGACGAGGTCGCCGGCATCGACGAGGTGAAGGAGGAGCTGGAGGAGGTCGTCGAGTTCCTGCGCGAGCCCGAGCGCTACGGCCGCCTGGGCGCCAAGGTGCCCAAGGGCGTGCTGCTGGCGGGACCGCCGGGCACCGGCAAGACGTTGATCGCGCGCGCCGTGGCGGGCGAGGCCGAAGTGCCCTTCTTCTACATCAACGGCTCCGAGTTCGTGGAGATGTTCGTCGGCGTGGGCGCGGCCCGCGTGCGCGACCTCTTCAACCAGGCGAAGGAGAAGGCTCCAGCGATCATCTTCATCGACGAGCTGGACGCGCTCGGCCGTGTGCGCGGCGGTGGCGGCAGCATGGGCGGCGGCGGCCACGACGAGAAGGAACAGACGCTCAACCAGCTGCTCGTGGAGATGGACGGCTTCGATCCCACGAGCGGCCTGGTGCTGATCGGTGCCACCAACCGCCCGGAAATTCTGGACCCGGCGCTGCTGCGCGCGGGCCGCTTCGACCGCCGCGTTATCGTCGACCGGCCGGACAAGAAGGGCCGCGCCGCCATCCTGCGCGTCCACGCCCAGAAGGTGGTGCTGGGCGAGGACGTGGACATCGAGCGCCTGGCCGAGCTGACGCCCGGCTTCACGGGCGCGGACCTGGAGAACCTCGTGAACGAGGCGGCGCTGCTCGCCACCCGGCGCGACGGCCGCGCCGTGACGATGAGCGATTTCACCAACGCCATCGAGCGCGTCGTCGCCGGGCTGCAGAAAAAGAACCGCGTGCTCTCCGACGAGGAGCGGCGGCGTGTCGCCTACCACGAACTCGGCCACGCGCTGATGACGCTCGTGCTGCCCGGCGTGGACCCGGTGCAGAAGATCTCCATCATCCCGCGTTCCGTGGGGGCGCTCGGCTACACGATGCAGCGCCCCACGGGTGACCGCTATCTGATGACGCGCGCCGAGCTGACCAACAAGATGTGTGTGCTGCTCGGCGGGCGCGCGGCCGAGAACGTTTTCTTCGACGACGTCTCCACGGGCGCCTCCGACGATCTGGAGAAGTGCACCGACGTTGCGCGCTCCATGGTGACGCAGTACGGCATGACGGACGCGCTGGGGCAGGTGACCTACGAGCGCAAGCGCCAGTCCGTCGGCGGGCTGCCCATGCCGCAGGAGAGCGGCCCGAGCTACGCCGAGGCCACGGCGCGCGAGATCGACGCCACGGTGCGCACGCTTGTGGACGACGCCTTCGACCGCACGCTGGCGTACGTGCGCAGCCACAAGGACGAGCTGGATACGGCGGCGCAGCGGCTCTTGCAGGACGAGACGATGGACGAACCCACGCTGCGGTCCTTCTTCAGTCTGCCGGAGACGGGCGATACCGACCGCGCCCCGCGCGCGGCGGAATAG
- a CDS encoding TIGR04283 family arsenosugar biosynthesis glycosyltransferase → MADPDAPSLSVVIPTLNAAAGLPACLAALAEGEDLVGEVLVADGGSSDGTPDLARRHGCRLVETRAGRGRQLAAGAEAAEGDWLLFLHADTRLGEGWADAVRAFVADPANRDRAGVFRLAYDRDTPGARRVARWANRRTRWLGLPYGDQGLLIRRATHDALGGFPDVPLMEDVMLVRQLGRARVRVLDADAVTSGARYERDGWWARPLRNLSILTLHLLGVSPDRLKRLYG, encoded by the coding sequence ATGGCGGATCCCGACGCGCCCTCGCTCTCGGTCGTGATCCCCACGCTCAACGCGGCGGCGGGTCTGCCGGCGTGTCTGGCCGCGCTGGCGGAAGGCGAGGATCTGGTGGGCGAGGTCCTCGTCGCGGACGGCGGTTCCAGCGACGGCACGCCCGATCTCGCGCGCCGGCACGGCTGCCGCCTCGTGGAAACGCGCGCGGGCCGGGGGCGGCAGCTCGCGGCAGGGGCCGAAGCGGCCGAAGGGGATTGGCTGTTGTTCCTGCATGCGGACACGCGGCTCGGCGAGGGATGGGCGGATGCCGTGCGCGCCTTCGTGGCCGATCCGGCGAACCGCGACCGTGCCGGCGTCTTCCGCCTCGCTTACGACCGTGACACGCCGGGCGCGCGGCGCGTGGCGCGCTGGGCCAACCGGCGCACGCGCTGGCTGGGGTTGCCCTACGGCGATCAGGGGCTGCTCATCCGCCGCGCCACCCACGACGCGCTCGGCGGTTTCCCCGACGTGCCGCTGATGGAGGACGTCATGCTCGTCCGCCAGCTTGGCCGGGCGCGCGTGCGCGTGCTGGACGCCGACGCCGTCACCTCCGGGGCGCGCTACGAGCGCGACGGCTGGTGGGCGCGCCCGCTGCGCAACCTTTCCATTCTCACGCTCCACCTTCTCGGCGTTTCGCCCGACCGCCTGAAGCGATTGTACGGATGA
- a CDS encoding TIGR04282 family arsenosugar biosynthesis glycosyltransferase has product MSLEQHLVLFAREPRLGKGKRRLARELGDVAAWRFHRLTTARLLRRLAGDPRWRTWLAVTPDSAVNRPGRLWRAPVSVMPQGQGDLGDRLARAANTLPKGPMVVIGADVPDIRPRHVARAFDRLGRDDAVLGPADDGGYWLIGLKRRPVVRAPFDGVRWGGPHALADTAANLENAGLRVGYLETLSDVDTAADLRAHMWR; this is encoded by the coding sequence ATGAGCCTGGAACAGCATCTGGTTCTCTTCGCGCGCGAGCCGCGGCTCGGCAAGGGCAAGCGCCGGCTCGCCCGCGAGCTCGGCGACGTGGCCGCGTGGCGCTTTCACCGCCTGACCACCGCGCGTCTGCTGCGCCGGCTGGCGGGCGATCCGCGCTGGCGCACCTGGCTGGCCGTGACGCCGGACAGCGCCGTGAACCGGCCCGGCCGCCTGTGGCGCGCGCCCGTCAGTGTGATGCCGCAGGGGCAGGGCGATCTGGGCGACCGCCTGGCCCGGGCCGCGAATACCCTGCCCAAGGGGCCGATGGTGGTGATCGGCGCCGACGTGCCCGACATCCGGCCGCGCCACGTGGCGCGCGCGTTCGACCGGCTGGGGCGCGACGACGCGGTTCTGGGCCCGGCGGACGACGGCGGCTACTGGCTGATCGGGCTCAAGCGCCGCCCGGTGGTGCGGGCGCCGTTCGACGGGGTGCGCTGGGGCGGACCGCACGCCCTGGCGGACACGGCCGCCAACCTGGAAAACGCCGGCCTGCGCGTGGGCTATCTGGAAACGCTGTCCGACGTGGACACGGCCGCGGATCTGCGCGCGCACATGTGGCGGTGA
- a CDS encoding PAS domain-containing protein, which yields MTTARAVMTVLNGPNPTQASTSGAAATASDDVVAEADLAAFLAYWRKLLAGDAWPRRADLDPVAIPRLLPHVMITKLTPDGRDRVRLAGTRIVDHLGFDPTGSDLHDDRDGRRFTDMCRRLNRHMYQAGAPIYAAGRHVSALGAARESREVVCPLSDSGDRADAAVRCVVFLGSNDPTAGRRDPAGEIVFVHPLALAA from the coding sequence ATGACAACGGCACGGGCGGTGATGACGGTGCTGAACGGTCCCAATCCGACGCAGGCGAGCACCAGCGGGGCGGCGGCCACGGCGTCCGACGACGTCGTTGCGGAGGCCGACCTCGCCGCGTTCCTGGCCTACTGGCGCAAGTTGCTGGCCGGGGACGCCTGGCCGCGCCGCGCGGACCTGGACCCCGTGGCGATCCCGCGTCTGCTTCCGCATGTGATGATCACGAAACTGACGCCGGACGGGCGCGACCGCGTCCGCCTCGCGGGGACGCGGATCGTCGATCACCTCGGCTTCGATCCGACGGGAAGCGACCTGCACGACGACCGCGACGGGCGGCGCTTCACCGACATGTGCCGCCGCCTGAATCGGCACATGTATCAGGCCGGGGCGCCCATCTACGCTGCCGGGCGGCACGTCTCCGCGCTGGGAGCGGCGCGCGAATCCCGTGAAGTCGTCTGCCCGCTCAGCGATTCCGGCGACCGGGCCGACGCCGCCGTGCGCTGCGTGGTCTTCCTGGGCAGCAACGACCCGACGGCAGGGCGACGCGATCCGGCCGGCGAGATCGTGTTCGTGCACCCCCTCGCCCTCGCCGCCTGA
- a CDS encoding PAS domain-containing protein, whose translation MRCFAIASGQAAPEAGEHAVPAPDEMQPFDDPKLAAFFAHWRTRLRGSAWPRRADLEPTEIPKLLPHLMITQRTLEGGERLRLVGTHIVDHLGFDPTRRDLCEMAGDGNFADLCLELLAETRRTGTVLHAGGRHLSPGGATRLCQRIVCPLSDGGHGIDATVSCVVFSASRDGAPIGDGGPAYLEFTAPVPLHVLA comes from the coding sequence ATGCGCTGCTTTGCCATCGCCAGCGGTCAGGCGGCCCCGGAAGCGGGTGAGCACGCGGTCCCGGCCCCGGACGAGATGCAGCCCTTCGACGACCCGAAGCTGGCAGCGTTTTTCGCGCACTGGCGGACGCGGCTGCGCGGCTCGGCCTGGCCGCGCCGGGCGGACCTGGAGCCGACCGAAATCCCGAAGCTCCTGCCGCACCTGATGATCACGCAACGCACGCTTGAAGGCGGCGAGCGCCTGCGCCTGGTGGGCACGCACATCGTCGATCATCTGGGCTTCGACCCGACGCGCCGCGACCTTTGTGAAATGGCGGGCGACGGCAATTTCGCCGACCTGTGTCTGGAGCTTTTGGCCGAAACCCGGCGCACCGGCACGGTCCTGCACGCTGGCGGTCGCCACCTCAGTCCCGGCGGCGCCACACGGCTCTGCCAACGGATCGTCTGCCCGCTCAGCGACGGCGGCCACGGGATCGACGCCACGGTAAGCTGTGTCGTGTTTTCCGCCTCCCGCGATGGCGCGCCGATCGGCGACGGCGGCCCGGCCTACCTCGAGTTCACGGCACCCGTGCCCCTCCACGTCCTGGCCTAG
- a CDS encoding molybdenum cofactor biosynthesis protein MoaE: MIRVQREAFDAGAEIAAATEGNPRIGGVCSFIGLVREMNDGAGVSAMTLEHYPGMTEKMLTRVAEQARERWPLEAVRIVHRYGRMEPTEPIVLVVTASPHRHAAFEACQFLMDWLKTQAPFWKREETPDGPRWVDARRSDDEAAARWLMPESGSGT; the protein is encoded by the coding sequence ATGATCCGCGTGCAGCGCGAGGCCTTCGACGCGGGCGCGGAGATCGCCGCCGCCACCGAGGGCAACCCGCGCATCGGCGGGGTGTGCAGCTTCATTGGCCTGGTGCGCGAGATGAACGACGGCGCCGGCGTCAGCGCGATGACGCTGGAGCACTACCCCGGCATGACGGAAAAGATGCTGACGCGCGTCGCCGAGCAGGCGCGCGAGCGCTGGCCCCTGGAAGCCGTGCGCATCGTTCACCGCTACGGGCGCATGGAACCCACCGAGCCCATCGTGCTCGTCGTCACCGCCAGCCCCCACCGGCACGCCGCGTTCGAGGCGTGCCAGTTCCTCATGGACTGGCTGAAGACCCAGGCCCCCTTCTGGAAGCGCGAAGAGACGCCGGACGGCCCGCGCTGGGTGGACGCCCGCCGCAGCGACGACGAGGCCGCCGCCAGGTGGCTGATGCCGGAGTCCGGAAGCGGCACCTAA
- the moaD gene encoding molybdopterin converting factor subunit 1 translates to MKVLYFAWLRSHTGVGEEAVTPPAEVATVDALLDWLAGRSEGHGAALADRGRIRVAVNQEYAGPDDGVGPDDEIALFPPVTGG, encoded by the coding sequence ATGAAGGTGCTGTATTTCGCCTGGCTGCGCAGCCACACGGGCGTCGGCGAGGAAGCCGTGACGCCCCCGGCGGAGGTGGCGACCGTGGACGCCCTGCTCGACTGGCTGGCCGGTCGGTCCGAGGGACACGGCGCGGCGCTGGCCGACCGCGGCCGCATCCGCGTGGCGGTGAACCAGGAATACGCCGGCCCGGACGACGGCGTGGGGCCGGACGACGAGATCGCGCTCTTTCCGCCCGTCACCGGGGGGTGA
- the moeA gene encoding molybdopterin molybdotransferase MoeA: MAQLSSDCFAHGGALMTVDEAIAAIRERVTPVADPETVAPRHALGRMLLRDVVAGHDVPPHANSAVDGFAVHFDDLKAEGETRLPVTARVTAGHPLDRPARRGEAIRIFTGSRMPDGPDTVYMQEDTRAEGDEVVLMPGIARGANVRGRGEDIRTGDTVLAAGRRLRPQDLGQAAAVGCTGLTVARPLRAALFSTGDELREPGQPLDAGCIHDSNRYTLHGLLQAAGCTVTDLGILPDHHDAVHDALAGAAADHDVILTSGGVSVGEEDHVKQAVEAQGSIHTWKLAIKPGRPIALGQLGRTPFVGMPGNPVAVMVTFITVVQPMLEQMLGGTADRPRGYRLPAAFDHRKKPARREWLRARLVPGADGTPAVEKVERQGSGVLSAVVESDGLVELAEDTTHVEAGSVVDFLPYSEVAG, from the coding sequence ATGGCGCAGCTGAGCAGCGACTGCTTCGCCCACGGCGGCGCGCTGATGACCGTGGACGAAGCCATCGCCGCGATCCGCGAGCGCGTGACGCCCGTGGCGGACCCGGAAACCGTGGCCCCGCGGCACGCGCTCGGCCGCATGCTGCTGCGCGACGTCGTCGCCGGGCACGACGTGCCGCCGCACGCCAACTCGGCGGTGGACGGCTTCGCCGTCCATTTCGACGACCTGAAGGCCGAGGGCGAGACGCGCCTGCCCGTCACGGCGCGCGTCACGGCCGGGCACCCGCTCGACCGCCCCGCCCGGCGCGGCGAGGCCATCCGCATCTTCACCGGCTCGCGCATGCCCGACGGGCCCGACACCGTCTACATGCAGGAGGACACGCGCGCCGAGGGCGACGAGGTCGTGCTCATGCCGGGCATCGCGCGCGGCGCCAACGTGCGCGGCCGGGGGGAGGACATCCGCACCGGCGACACCGTGCTGGCCGCCGGCCGGCGCCTGCGCCCGCAGGACCTGGGGCAGGCCGCCGCCGTCGGCTGCACGGGGCTGACGGTCGCGCGGCCCCTGCGCGCGGCCCTCTTCTCGACGGGCGACGAACTGCGCGAACCCGGCCAGCCGCTCGATGCCGGCTGCATCCACGATTCCAACCGCTACACGCTGCACGGGTTGCTGCAGGCCGCGGGCTGCACGGTGACCGACCTGGGCATCCTGCCCGACCACCACGACGCGGTTCACGACGCCCTGGCCGGCGCGGCGGCGGATCACGACGTGATCCTGACCTCCGGTGGCGTTTCCGTCGGGGAGGAAGACCACGTCAAGCAGGCCGTCGAGGCCCAGGGGTCGATCCACACCTGGAAGCTCGCCATCAAACCGGGGCGGCCCATCGCGCTCGGTCAGCTCGGGCGGACGCCCTTCGTGGGCATGCCCGGCAACCCCGTGGCCGTCATGGTCACCTTCATCACTGTCGTGCAGCCGATGCTGGAACAGATGCTGGGCGGCACGGCGGATCGCCCGCGCGGCTACCGCCTGCCCGCCGCGTTCGACCACCGCAAAAAGCCCGCCCGCCGCGAGTGGCTGCGCGCGCGCCTCGTGCCGGGGGCCGACGGCACGCCGGCCGTGGAGAAGGTGGAGCGCCAGGGCTCCGGCGTGCTCTCGGCCGTGGTGGAAAGCGACGGGCTGGTGGAACTGGCCGAGGACACCACCCATGTCGAGGCGGGCAGCGTCGTGGATTTTCTGCCCTACAGCGAGGTGGCGGGATGA
- the mobB gene encoding molybdopterin-guanine dinucleotide biosynthesis protein B: MSHLPPVFGITGYSGSGKTALVRALLPELTGRGLRVSTLKHAHHGFEIDQPGKDSYEHRAAGAQEVLVASARRWALVHEHRDDAEPGLWDLLGKFAACDLVLVEGYKRESHPKVEVHRPSVGKPLLLDEIPNVLAVASDESIQRVDVPVLNLNNVAAIADFVLMQTKAA, from the coding sequence ATGTCCCACCTCCCGCCCGTGTTCGGCATCACGGGCTATTCCGGCAGCGGCAAGACGGCGCTGGTGCGCGCGCTGCTGCCCGAGCTGACGGGGCGCGGGCTGCGCGTCTCGACGCTCAAGCACGCCCACCACGGCTTCGAGATCGACCAGCCCGGCAAGGACTCCTACGAGCACCGCGCCGCCGGGGCGCAGGAGGTGCTGGTGGCCTCCGCCCGCCGCTGGGCGCTGGTGCACGAGCACAGAGACGACGCCGAGCCGGGCCTTTGGGATCTTCTCGGCAAGTTCGCGGCGTGCGACCTCGTGTTGGTCGAGGGCTACAAGCGCGAAAGCCACCCCAAGGTGGAGGTCCACCGGCCCAGCGTCGGAAAGCCGCTGCTGCTCGACGAGATCCCCAACGTGCTCGCGGTCGCGAGCGACGAAAGCATCCAGCGCGTGGACGTGCCGGTGTTGAACCTGAACAACGTGGCTGCCATTGCCGATTTCGTCCTGATGCAGACCAAGGCGGCCTGA
- the mdoH gene encoding glucans biosynthesis glucosyltransferase MdoH encodes MRKGRDRLLALAFAGLLAVSTALAAWMFRCELAVTGTTGAEWLLLVLYTTLIAWIGSSFWISVIGAGHILARGRDAHAPSATALSAKTALGAPRVAVVMPIFHEDADRALDGLRAMYERLEARDVIAGFHFFVLSDSQDPAICAQEQAAWIRLCRRLEAGGRLFYRRRVENAGKKAGNLADFCERWGRRYDYMVVLDADSLVAEETLLGMVERMDREPELGLLQAWPVPVNGTTLFARMQQFAAAAHGRLIAAGLAALMGPSATYWGHNAIVRVSAFVESCGLPQLPGREPLGGDILSHDFVEAALLRRRGWRVRITVSPEGSYEEAPRNLLDHVKRDRRWCQGNLQHGRLLFVEGFTTASRLNFVLGIMSYCASPVWLAFVVTAVVVAADATHAQPDALRAWAATVGDVAIPHGAVWLIGLTAMLLVGPKLLGIITLAAAPSRRRAAGGVLRLTVGGLVEIVFTALIAPTMMLLHTEFVGAILSGRSIQWTPACRDGRGVDWPTAMRALGPRCLVGIGLTAAASWWAPALVWWMTPLVAGFATTVPLAVWSSRDTVGHWCQRIGVLRTPAEALPDATLHRLIELRRAGHRQSPTDAHPLVQELRTLGDTGPTASDS; translated from the coding sequence ATGCGGAAGGGCCGAGACCGTCTGCTCGCGCTCGCATTCGCCGGCTTGCTCGCGGTATCGACCGCTTTGGCGGCGTGGATGTTCCGCTGCGAACTCGCGGTCACGGGCACCACGGGCGCGGAATGGTTGCTGCTGGTCTTGTACACCACGCTCATCGCCTGGATCGGGTCGAGTTTCTGGATTTCCGTGATCGGCGCCGGGCACATCCTGGCGCGGGGGCGCGATGCGCACGCCCCATCCGCGACGGCCCTTTCGGCGAAAACCGCGCTGGGCGCTCCCAGGGTGGCGGTGGTGATGCCGATTTTTCACGAGGATGCCGACCGGGCGTTGGACGGGCTTCGAGCCATGTACGAGCGGCTCGAGGCCAGGGACGTGATCGCGGGGTTTCACTTCTTCGTCCTCAGCGACAGCCAGGACCCCGCCATCTGCGCGCAGGAACAGGCTGCCTGGATCCGGTTGTGCCGCCGGCTGGAGGCGGGCGGCCGGCTCTTCTACCGCCGGCGCGTGGAGAACGCGGGCAAGAAAGCGGGCAATCTCGCCGACTTCTGTGAGCGGTGGGGCCGCCGCTACGACTACATGGTCGTCCTGGACGCGGACAGCCTGGTCGCCGAGGAGACCCTGCTCGGGATGGTCGAGCGCATGGACCGCGAACCCGAGTTGGGCCTGCTGCAGGCCTGGCCCGTGCCGGTGAACGGAACGACGCTGTTCGCCCGGATGCAACAGTTCGCCGCGGCGGCCCACGGCCGCCTGATCGCCGCGGGATTGGCGGCGCTGATGGGGCCGTCCGCCACCTATTGGGGCCACAACGCGATCGTTCGCGTCAGCGCGTTCGTGGAAAGCTGCGGCCTGCCTCAGCTTCCGGGCCGCGAGCCACTCGGGGGCGACATCCTCAGCCACGACTTTGTCGAGGCGGCGCTCCTTCGCCGCCGGGGATGGCGCGTGCGGATCACGGTGTCGCCCGAGGGCAGCTATGAGGAGGCGCCGCGCAACCTCCTGGATCACGTCAAACGGGACCGGCGCTGGTGCCAAGGCAATCTGCAACACGGCCGATTGCTGTTCGTCGAAGGCTTCACGACGGCCAGCCGATTGAACTTCGTGCTCGGCATCATGTCGTATTGCGCCTCGCCCGTGTGGCTCGCGTTCGTCGTCACGGCCGTCGTGGTCGCGGCGGATGCCACGCACGCCCAGCCGGACGCGCTGCGGGCGTGGGCGGCGACGGTGGGGGACGTGGCGATTCCGCACGGCGCTGTCTGGCTGATCGGGCTGACGGCGATGCTGCTCGTCGGCCCCAAGCTGCTCGGCATCATCACGCTGGCAGCGGCCCCTTCGCGCCGCCGGGCCGCGGGCGGGGTGCTGCGGCTCACGGTCGGCGGCTTGGTGGAAATCGTCTTCACGGCCCTGATCGCGCCCACCATGATGCTGCTCCACACGGAATTCGTGGGGGCGATCCTGAGCGGCCGGTCGATCCAATGGACCCCGGCGTGTCGCGACGGACGGGGCGTGGACTGGCCGACCGCGATGCGGGCCCTCGGCCCGCGATGCCTCGTCGGGATCGGCCTGACCGCCGCGGCATCCTGGTGGGCCCCGGCCCTCGTCTGGTGGATGACGCCGCTCGTCGCCGGCTTCGCGACGACCGTGCCGCTCGCGGTCTGGTCCAGTCGCGACACGGTCGGGCACTGGTGTCAGCGGATCGGAGTGTTGCGAACACCCGCCGAGGCGCTGCCGGATGCGACGCTGCACCGCCTGATCGAGTTGCGGCGCGCCGGACATCGCCAGAGCCCAACGGATGCGCATCCCCTGGTGCAAGAACTGCGAACACTCGGGGACACCGGCCCGACCGCGTCGGACTCGTGA
- a CDS encoding glucan biosynthesis protein, with product MTAWTRRRVLGTLLVASSQSFSVPVAGAGTAPTLGAGTPFSFERLKARARDLANAPFSPRATPASDIASKIDYDAHGEIGYRRDAALFADGTGAFPVTFFHLGRLFQKPVQMHVVDGGRSAAIRYDPAYFDIPQDNPARRMPADAGFAGFRVHEWRKRGDWAHTDWAAFLGASYFRAIGALEQYGLSARGIAVDTATATGEEFPAFVEFHIEPAPTPRDPVTVHALLDGPSIAGAYRFELSRTAGVVMDVEAHLFLRRAVTRLGIAPLTSMFWYAQHDKPYRADWRPEVHDSDGLCLWRGNGERIWRPLNNPAEPRVSSFQDTDPRGFGLFQRDRDFANYRDGVHYERRPSAWVEPLAPWGDGAVELIELPTNNEIHDNIVAAWRPAQPIRAGDELTFRYRLHWVADHPHPSESLARCVGTWVGAGGERGAPALVGTTRFAVAFAGGVLDTLGSYAQPRCIVEASRGKLLNIRAEHVPETGRWRAIFDLAANGTAPVELRLYLRQGDRALTETWLYQHVPERTA from the coding sequence ATGACAGCTTGGACGCGACGCCGCGTGCTCGGGACGCTGCTGGTGGCTTCGTCCCAAAGCTTCTCCGTGCCGGTGGCAGGGGCGGGCACCGCGCCCACCCTGGGCGCCGGGACGCCGTTCAGCTTTGAACGCTTGAAAGCCCGAGCACGCGATCTGGCCAATGCACCCTTTTCACCGCGCGCGACGCCGGCATCGGATATTGCGTCGAAAATCGATTACGACGCGCACGGCGAAATCGGCTATCGCCGTGATGCGGCCCTGTTTGCCGACGGCACGGGGGCATTTCCGGTGACCTTCTTTCATCTGGGACGACTTTTCCAGAAACCGGTCCAGATGCACGTCGTCGACGGCGGCCGGAGCGCCGCAATCCGGTACGATCCGGCATATTTCGACATTCCGCAGGACAATCCGGCCCGGCGGATGCCGGCGGACGCCGGGTTCGCGGGTTTCCGCGTTCACGAGTGGCGCAAGCGCGGCGATTGGGCGCACACGGACTGGGCGGCGTTTCTGGGCGCCTCGTATTTCCGCGCCATCGGGGCGTTGGAGCAGTACGGCCTGTCCGCGCGGGGGATCGCCGTCGACACGGCCACGGCCACGGGCGAGGAATTCCCGGCCTTCGTCGAGTTCCACATCGAACCGGCGCCGACGCCGCGGGACCCGGTCACGGTGCATGCTTTGCTCGACGGGCCGAGCATCGCCGGGGCGTACCGCTTCGAGCTGTCCCGCACGGCCGGCGTGGTCATGGATGTGGAGGCGCATCTCTTCCTTCGGCGAGCCGTCACGCGGCTCGGGATCGCCCCGCTGACCTCGATGTTCTGGTACGCGCAACACGATAAGCCGTATCGGGCGGACTGGCGACCCGAGGTCCACGATTCCGACGGACTGTGTCTCTGGCGCGGCAACGGCGAGCGCATTTGGCGGCCGCTGAACAATCCGGCCGAGCCGCGGGTTTCGAGCTTTCAGGATACGGACCCGCGCGGGTTCGGCCTGTTTCAGCGCGACCGCGACTTCGCCAACTACCGCGACGGCGTCCACTACGAGCGCCGGCCCAGCGCCTGGGTCGAGCCCTTGGCGCCGTGGGGAGACGGCGCGGTCGAGTTGATCGAACTGCCGACGAACAACGAAATCCACGACAACATCGTCGCGGCATGGCGGCCGGCGCAGCCCATCCGGGCCGGCGACGAACTGACCTTCCGGTACCGGCTGCACTGGGTGGCCGACCATCCCCATCCCAGCGAGTCCCTGGCGCGCTGTGTCGGGACCTGGGTCGGGGCCGGCGGCGAGCGGGGCGCGCCGGCGTTGGTGGGAACGACGCGATTTGCCGTGGCCTTCGCGGGCGGGGTGCTGGACACCCTGGGCAGCTACGCGCAGCCCCGCTGCATCGTCGAGGCCTCGCGGGGCAAGCTCCTGAACATCCGCGCGGAACACGTGCCCGAGACGGGGCGCTGGCGAGCCATCTTCGATCTGGCCGCCAACGGCACCGCGCCCGTGGAGCTGCGGCTGTATCTCCGGCAGGGGGATCGCGCCTTAACGGAAACCTGGCTTTACCAGCACGTCCCCGAGCGGACGGCGTGA